The DNA segment TGATGTGAAGTGTCACAGTTTGCCTTCAGGCCGATGGTGTCACCTGCTCCAAGGTTTTTCTGGATGCTCTGTGCGTTTTCAGCTCTTTCGGTCCGGCTGCCTGTCGGTCGAACAGACGCCGTCACCTCAGCCCGACCACACTTTCCACCCCGTGAAATACCACAGAGCAGCTCAGCATTTTCAAACTGTGGAACATTAGAGCTGACCtctcaaacagcagctggacaCCGTCAGGTTATCGACTGTCCAGTCTGGAGCTGTAATTACCtgtcaattaatcatttattcaaTCATAAATTAtctgtaaattaaataataaaactgaatgttCTGGATCAACATGTCAAATACCAAACatctcctgcttcttcttctttgttttatctgacagaaaactgaatatACTTGAGAATAAAAGTCCAGAAAGTCCTCCACTGACCCTgtcccctctcctctgtgttttctctccgACTGATCCAAACCCGTCGTGTCTGCAGGCGTCGGCGGGGCGGTGATTGAGAAAGCCGTCCACTCGGGGATGATCAACCCCGGCCGTCAGTGGCAGAGCCTGAAGCACAACGGCCCCGTGGCTCAGTTCCACTTCCAGGTCCGCCTCAGCTGCGACGAGCACTACTACGGCTTCGGCTGCAACAAGTTCTGCCGGCCGCGAGACGACTTCTTCGGTCACTACGAGTGCGACCACAACGGCAACAAGACGTGTCTGGAGGGCTGGTCCGGTCCGGACTGCAACACTGGTGAGCAGTCCAGAACCACTCTGATGTTTTATCACTTCCTGGTCTTGGtttccttcccttccttcctgGTGGTTGTTGGTTTCACTGAGTTACTTTATTGTGGTGTGGTCACgcagctgagagcagagacGTATCAAATATCTTGGTGCGTTCAAATGCCCGTGGGAAACTTAAGACGCCCATGACCACAGAGTCATGTTTGttgattgtttctgtgtgtgtgtgtgtgcagcgaTCTGCAGACAGGGCTGCAGCACAGAACATGGATCCTGTAAAGTCCCAGGAGAGTGCAAGTGAGAACCAACATctactttaatttaatttgaaggaatAACAACCATCAGATtcatatttattcagttatGTTGATGTGATTGTCATTGGTTCAGGTGTCTGTACGGCTGGCAGGGAGAGTACTGTGATCAGTGTATCCCTCACCCGGCTGTGTTCACGGCAGCTGTGTGGAGCCCTGGCAGTGTCTCTGTGATACAAACTATGGAGGACAACTGTGTGAcaaaggtacacacacacacacacacacacactttgtgagCTTCGTGCAAAAATCTGCACAAATCATCCAGAAAGTCTCTTGTTGTTGTGATAtgtgagcttttattttggtaggaAATGCTTAGCGAAACTGTGGCGTGAGTTGATCAGCGTGTGGAGTGTTTCCGTCTCTCAGATCTGAACACGTGCGGGACGCGGCAGCCATGTTTGAACGGAGGAACCTGCAGCAACACGGGACCAGACAAATACCAACCCGACGGCTTCTCCGGAGTCAACTGTCAGAGTGAGAGGAACCGGTACCCCAACAGCAAGGCAccactgtaaaataaacagtcaGTGAAACAAAggtcacatgaaaaaaaaaccaggagagaaaactgtaataaaaaaaacaaaacaataaaacatctgaGCGCTGGAAAAACTAAATCAGTTTGACAGGTTGGTCTCTGTCATGTGGCGAGGGCAGTGGAAAAgccaggtcagaggtcaaaggtcagggggGTTAAAGGTATCCTGATGTGCTCTGAGTCGTATGGTTtagaaaacagcagcaacatctcTGAGAAAACAGATTCTGAAGATGATGGTGCTGTTAGTCCATCTGAGACCTACAACAGGTGTAGACCAGATTTCCATAAAAATCCCAGACTCATGCTACAAAGAACCAAGAAAAACCGCTTCAAAATGTGAAGTAGAATAATCTAAAGTGTTTGGAAAATCTCACTTTCCAAGATTTTTATAACAAAACATGGAATTTGACCTTTTTATCTGATATTTCCTCCATTATAGTTCTTTTTTCCTGATTTTAGAGCTGAGTTTTTGCAGCAGCTTCATAGTTCTGGTCCTTCTTGTCTCAGTTTCTCAGAACCAGTGAAGGGCAGAAAGCTGAAGCAgatgaaatgctgctgttttgatttAAGAAATTCAGTCTTACTTTTTGCAGTGTACAGTCAgtgtccccagaggataaatcatAACCCTGTGTGAACCCAGGATGTTTCCTTTAGTGCCGTCGTCAGGAGAAATATTTCTACCTGTGCATAAGCAACGATAAAATCTACAGGTTAGACTTTCAGGAAATAGCCTGATCCCATCcctgctccccagaggatgaaccacCGAGACTGGAATAAGACTCTGTTCTTACAGTGACAGCTGTACAATCACCTGTCCACGCCTGAAGTCACCGAGCCCTGCAtgcaggggtcaaaggtcatgtgtgtgtgaggatccAAACCTCTGAACTGAActcaaacgtgtgtgtgtgtgtgtgtgtgtgtgtgtgtgtgtgtgtgtgtgtgtgtgtgtgtgtgtgtccacagcgGACCACGCCTGCCTGTCCAGCCCCTGTGTGAACGCCGGCAGCTGTGTGGAGACCAGTTCAGGGTTTTGAGTGTCGCTGTGCCCCCGGCTGGACCGGACCCTCCTGCTCCATCAGTGAGACCTCCCCCGACCCTTCAGCTTTTATTTGGCTCTTTTCAAACTTCCTCTGAAGCTTCATAaacctgtgctgctgtgtgtgtgtttcagatgtggACGAGTGTCTGGTGAACCCCTGCAGTCATGGAGGAACTTGTCAGGACCTGGTCAATGGTTTCAGATGCATCTGTCCTCCTCAGTGGACGGGGAAGACCTGCCTGATCGGTCAGTGCTCCAGAGGTTTTACAGTCTGAGCGTCTGGGTGATGATTCATCTCTTCCACTGTGGAGATTTCCCACCGGTTTTCATGTACAAACAGATCCGCCTCATCAGCTGAGGCCACGGTTGACGAGGATCTGTTTGTACATAAACATCCACCTTGGGCGTTTTTTCGGCGCGGCAGGTCCGAGCTCCGTCCTTCGCGTCCTTCCCGCCGGGACTCCCGAGGTTTTCCTCCTAATCTCCGGGACAATCCCTGGAGGGGACGGTTGTGGTTCGGAGGCTTAGCTTCCGGGACGGTCTCGCCGCAGCGCTAATCCACCGCTGACCACTAACTACCAACCACACGCTCTTCAACCTTCAACTGTGGCTGGTTAGTCTGGTCTGCCAGCACTTGTTCTGGAGCCTGTTTTCCACTGCTGACTGATTCTGGACACGTCCACTGCTTTCAGATGTTACTGCTGACTGAGAGCCAGACTCAGAATAGCAACGCAGGAACTCCAGATCACCACATTAGCTCTGTTTACGTTTCATTATCCCACAGACTCAGGGATGATATTTGTTCCATCTGTCGTCAGCGTGCTGTCgctgctgacctctgacctctgagtcCTCGTCTAATGGTGAAAGCTAATGAAGCGTCGTTTAAAGCGTGTTAGAAATGGTGACCCTGTGGCTGTGCAGGTCTGAGACTGCTGCCGGtttctctgcagcagtttgATTGTTCCACCGTCAGTCTGTCGTTTTAATcatctgttctctctgtttattctgtttcaGATGCCAACGAGTGTAACGACAACCCCTGCGTCAACGCCAACTCCTGCAGGAATCTGATTGGAGGATACTTCTGCGAGTGCCTCCCCGGGTGGACGGGCCAGAACTGTGACAGCAGTGAGTACGACGCTGCAGAGATACAGTGAGGGTTAGAATGAGGGTTCAGCCTCTGACagaacagcagagcagcagcaaggcttcagagtcagagtcagtctgATCACAGTTAAAGAGACTCCTGTCACACATTCAGACAATAAGACGTTGGCTCTGAGCACAGAGGCAGCTGATCGTTCTGTGTCTCTCATGTCAAacctgttgtgttgtttgtgcagaTATCAACGACTGTCGCGGTCAGTGTCAGAACGGAGCGACGTGCAAGGTGAGCGcccttttgtttcctgctgcacacacacacacacacacacacttttcctcctcctcagcagaaatataaacagaaaacgCTGAgccatgactgtgtgtgtgtgtgtgtgtgtgtgtgtgtgtgtgtgtgtgttaaacctCCATGACAACAGCAGATCAGATTTCTCTAAACTCTCTCATTTCCCAACAGCAGATAAACAGTGTGTCCTCGTTCTTTTCAAACACAGATTGCTCGTTTTTCTTCCTCACAATGGTTTCTCTTGTTGATCGGAGTCAGGTCACATtacatcacagtgtgtgtgtgtgtgtgtgtgtgttttcagtgtgtgatttATGCGTTGAAGGGAACTGTAACACTCGTACTAGTCCATCTATTTCAGTAAAGCtacaaaacatgaaacacacaaataaattctTGTCCTTGAGCAGACGTTACAGATGTTTTAATAAACTCTGATTAGCTTTGTGCTAACGTGCTaacaaacccccccccccccccccaggacCTGGTGAACAgttataaatgtgtgtgtgctcctggTTTCACCGGCGAACACTGTGACCGAGACGTGGACGAGTGCTCCAGCGGGCCCTGCCTCAACGCCGGCCGCTGCCACGACGAGGTCGACGGCTTCCACTGCCTGTGTCCGCCCGGGTTCTCAGGGAGTCGCTGTCAGGTGAGCGAAACTAAGACACGCCCACTTTTATCACCTGGTGAACACAAAGTGACCTCCACCTCGGTTACACACCGACAGGAAAATCtggtttaaacacacacagtaacacacacagtaacacacacagtaacacactctCCATATATGTGTGTTCAGATATCAGTGTGTTACCAGTTGACATGACGTCCActcacaggtgtgtttgtagGTGGTTACCATGGAGACGTGTATTGTACAGGTAAAAATGCTGAGTATCATGTTTCAgtcgtcctctctctctctctctctctctctctccctctctctctctctccacagttgGACATTGATTACTGCCTCCATCGTCCGTGTCAAAATGGCGGCCAGTGTTTCAACCTGGCGGCCGACTACGTCTGTCAATGTCCTGAAGACTATGACGGCAGGAACTGCTCGCGCCTGAAGGACCACTGCCGCACCACGCCGTGCAAAGGTTCGCCTCCGCCTCCACGccaacactgacacatcacTCACCTTACAGGTTCAGCACTGATGTCTGtgactcttcctcctctccagtGATTGACAGCTGCACGGTGGCGGTGGCGTCCAACAGCACGGCGAGCGGCGTGCGTTTGATTTCGTCCAACGTGTGCGGCCCCCACGGGCGGTGTCGGAGCCACGCCGGCGGACAGTTCAGCTGCGAGTGTGAGGAGGGATTCACCGGGACCTACTGCCACGAGAGTCAGTGTCTGCAGGTTATCAgagtgtgtcacagtgtgtctctgtgcacgTCTTTATTTCTCTACTTCCTGTGTCTCTCAGACATTAACGACTGTGAGAGCGCCCCCTGTCTGAACGGAGGCACCTGCATCGATAAAGTCAGTCAGTATCAGTGTATCTGTGCTGAAGGCTGGGACGGCCCCACCTGCCAAAACAGTGagtcctcctcctgctcctcctcctcctcctcctcctcctccctcctcctcctcagtagAGACAGTATAAACGCAGCGGACATGTTGTTTCTGACGTCGTCTCGTCTTGTCGTACAGACATCGATGACTGCAGCTCCGCTCCCTGTCAGAACCGCGGCGTCTGTCGAGATCTGGTCAACGACTTCTACTGCGAGTGTAACAACGGCTGGAAGGGAAAGACCTGTCACTCCAGTAAGTCCTGATCCAGAATCCTCG comes from the Lates calcarifer isolate ASB-BC8 unplaced genomic scaffold, TLL_Latcal_v3 _unitig_1811_quiver_1669, whole genome shotgun sequence genome and includes:
- the LOC108890805 gene encoding LOW QUALITY PROTEIN: protein jagged-1a-like (The sequence of the model RefSeq protein was modified relative to this genomic sequence to represent the inferred CDS: inserted 1 base in 1 codon; deleted 1 base in 1 codon), which encodes KPVVSAGVGGAVIEKAVHSGMINPGRQWQSLKHNGPVAQFHFQVRLSCDEHYYGFGCNKFCRPRDDFFGHYECDHNGNKTCLEGWSGPDCNTAICRQGCSTEHGSCKVPGECKCLYGWQGEYCDQCIPHPXCVHGSCVEPWQCLCDTNYGGQLCDKDLNTCGTRQPCLNGGTCSNTGPDKYQPDGFSGVNCQRSDHACLSSPCVNAGSCVETSQGFECRCAPGWTGPSCSINVDECLVNPCSHGGTCQDLVNGFRCICPPQWTGKTCLIDANECNDNPCVNANSCRNLIGGYFCECLPGWTGQNCDSNINDCRGQCQNGATCKDLVNSYKCVCAPGFTGEHCDRDVDECSSGPCLNAGRCHDEVDGFHCLCPPGFSGSRCQLDIDYCLHRPCQNGGQCFNLAADYVCQCPEDYDGRNCSRLKDHCRTTPCKVIDSCTVAVASNSTASGVRLISSNVCGPHGRCRSHAGGQFSCECEEGFTGTYCHENINDCESAPCLNGGTCIDKVSQYQCICAEGWDGPTCQNNIDDCSSAPCQNRGVCRDLVNDFYCECNNGWKGKTCHSRESQCDEETCNNGGTCYDEGDAFKCLCAAGWDGATCNIAKNSSCLPSPCENGGTCVVDGDSFSCVCKEGWEGATCSHNANDCSPHPCYNSGTCVDGDNWYRCECAPGFAGPDCRININECQSSPCSFGSTCVDEINGYRCICPPGRTGPRCQEVTGRPCVVGELVALDGSRWDEDCNSCRCHNGRVTCTKLWCGPKPCSLHSKTHSSECPAGQTCVAVQDERCFIKPCSNQGECWSPAHRAPPTARCHPESSCANVTFTFNKDIMTKGVTVEQVCRDLRTLYVVQNLSSDSSVSMTCEPSLDANNEIHVAISTEDRRGGTTFVKEITDRIMDLVSKRSANSSIISAIAEVRIQRRPSHNPNADYLVPLLVSVVIVVWALVVASMLLWCVKRRRKQSAHTGVSTQASSSLAPATEDNNALHNSVSAAREQLNHIKNPIEKNPPNHHQQQQQQHHHLLLHHHLYEDKNSVNAKIRKSDSGSQSDEEEVDKRLQKARFARAPPAYSLVDWEERPPHHTTGKTPHWTSKQDNRQLQSQGVNRMEYIV